The Pseudoalteromonas tunicata genome segment ATGCACTACAACAGTTAAGCCATTGTCGAGCGTAAATGTTTCATATTGAATATCGACACTTGGAATAGCAACTGCAGCAACATTAGCTTTTGCAGCATTTGTTCCCGCTGTTGTATTACAGCCTGTTAAAGCGAGCGATACCGCAACCGCTAAGGCACTTAGCATGTTCTTTTTCATTTATTTCCCTTAATTTTAGACAAAATATGGTTGTGAAACTTAAACGTTTCTGCACCATTTGAGGTATTAATTAAGCGTTTAATTTAATTGGTAAAAAATACGCTGTAATTGAGAACCAAGGCATGAACATATTCGAGACCAAAACATGAGCTTTGTGGATCTCAACTTGGTTATAAAACAGGAAATGGCTGAGGATTTCAATGGCCAATATAAACTAATGTAAACAACAAGGTAAAAACAAGGATTGAAATTGTTTCCAAATGTAAATAGAACTAACTACCAGTCTGGATTGATTAAAATGCACACACTTGTGGTGAACTGATTGCCACCAAACGACCAGCTTGCGTTGCAAGGTCAAATTCGATTTCAGCAATAGCCGCGGTATTAAAAATTGGCATCTTTCCGGGGCAAAGTTGGTCAACTAAATAACTCACCATTGGCATATGTGAAACAATAAGCCAAGTATCTAAATTAGGATTGAGTGCCATTAAAGCAAGCAAATAATCAGCTGCAGTTTGAGGAGATGCATCTGGGATAAAATCAGCGCAGGTTTGTTCAAATTCAATCTTAGGATGCCGGCGCTTGATTTGCGCTGCGGTTTGCTGCGCACGAAGATAAGGGCTAACTAAAAGTGCATCGAGCTGTGGGATCCATAAACTCAGCTTCACAGCCATGTCATCAGCCTCTTTTTTACCTAAAAGGGTCAATTGACGACTCACATCATCAGCCTTCATCGGCTCAGCTTGTCCATGTCGCATGATAAATATTCTATTCATTTATAATTTA includes the following:
- the sixA gene encoding phosphohistidine phosphatase SixA; this translates as MNRIFIMRHGQAEPMKADDVSRQLTLLGKKEADDMAVKLSLWIPQLDALLVSPYLRAQQTAAQIKRRHPKIEFEQTCADFIPDASPQTAADYLLALMALNPNLDTWLIVSHMPMVSYLVDQLCPGKMPIFNTAAIAEIEFDLATQAGRLVAISSPQVCAF